From Toxorhynchites rutilus septentrionalis strain SRP chromosome 2, ASM2978413v1, whole genome shotgun sequence, a single genomic window includes:
- the LOC129770669 gene encoding cuticle protein CP14.6-like translates to MYKKLYIASLLVAVAFAAPPRHSTGGRTTGDADATILAQDSVINEDGSYAYNYETSNGIRANQRSQDGIRASGQFGFVAPEGVDIQLSYTADENGFVPQGAHLPIEPPAPDHVIKLLQDLRATNNRDFDLALLDSTIARLKATQG, encoded by the exons ATGTACAAAAAATTG TATATCGCCTCCCTGCTGGTAGCTGTGGCATTCGCAGCCCCACCGCGTCATTCCACTGGTGGTCGCACCACTGGTGACGCTGACGCAACTATCCTGGCCCAGGATTCGGTTATCAACGAGGATGGCAGCTATGCGTATAACTACGAAACCAGCAACGGTATCCGTGCCAACCAGCGAAGCCAGGATGGTATCAGAGCTAGCGGACAGTTTGGTTTCGTGGCCCCCGAAGGTGTGGACATTCAGCTGAGTTACACCGCCGATGAGAACGGATTCGTGCCACAGGGTGCCCATCTGCCGATTGAGCCACCAGCACCAGACCACGTTATCAAGCTACTGCAGGATCTGCGTGCCACCAACAATCGTGACTTCGATTTGGCTCTGCTTGACTCCACCATCGCCCGGTTGAAGGCTACCCAGGGCTAA
- the LOC129770976 gene encoding cuticle protein CP14.6-like, translating into MYKKLYFASLVVAVALAAPQQRYATGDADATIVAQDQIINEDGSYAYNYETSNGIRAIQRSQDGLTAAGEFAYVAPEGVQIQLSYAADENGFRAQGAHLPIEPPAPDHVIQLLQDLRATNNRDFDLELLDSMIARLRATQG; encoded by the exons ATGTACAAGAAATTG TATTTCGCCTCGCTAGTGGTGGCCGTGGCTCTTGCCGCACCACAGCAGAGATACGCTACGGGGGATGCTGATGCGACTATCGTGGCCCAGGATCAGATCATCAACGAGGATGGCAGCTATGCGTATAACTACGAAACCAGTAACGGAATTCGAGCGATCCAGCGTAGTCAGGACGGACTCACGGCGGCCGGTGAGTTCGCTTATGTAGCCCCGGAAGGAGTACAAATCCAGCTGAGTTATGCCGCCGATGAGAATGGATTCCGGGCGCAGGGTGCTCATCTGCCAATTGAACCACCAGCACCAGACCACGTTATCCAGCTGCTGCAGGATCTGCGTGCCACCAACAACCGTGACTTCGATTTGGAACTGCTTGACTCCATGATCGCTCGGCTGCGGGCTACCCAGGGTTAG
- the LOC129770977 gene encoding cuticle protein CP14.6-like — MYKKLYIASLVVAVALAAPQRYATGDADATILAQDQIINEDGSYAYNYETSNGIRAIQRSQDGLTAAGEFAYVSPEGVQIQLSYAADGNGFRAQGAHLPIEPPAPDHVIQLLQDLRATNNPEFDLALLDSMIARLRATQG; from the exons ATGTATAAGAAATTG TATATCGCCTCGCTAGTGGTAGCCGTAGCTCTTGCCGCTCCACAACGGTATGCCACGGGTGATGCCGACGCGACTATCCTGGCCCAGGATCAAATAATCAACGAGGATGGCAGCTATGCGTATAACTACGAAACCAGTAACGGAATCCGAGCGATCCAGCGTAGCCAGGATGGTCTCACGGCGGCCGGTGAGTTTGCTTATGTCTCCCCGGAAGGAGTACAAATCCAGCTGAGCTATGCTGCCGATGGAAATGGATTCCGAGCGCAGGGTGCTCATCTGCCAATTGAACCACCAGCACCAGACCACGTTATCCAGCTGCTGCAGGATCTGCGTGCCACCAACAACCCCGAGTTTGATTTGGCCCTGCTGGACTCCATGATCGCTCGGCTGAGGGCCACCCAGGGTTAG